The following coding sequences are from one Nicotiana tomentosiformis chromosome 3, ASM39032v3, whole genome shotgun sequence window:
- the LOC104086395 gene encoding LOB domain-containing protein 27-like, with product MTLKGGTSQACAACKYQRRRCTSDCPLAPYFPADQPKMFQNAHRLFGVSNILKILKQLDPSQKKVAMKSIIYQANARDKHPVYGCVAEIQNLVFHIQLYEEELQAVHAQLAFYRQQHQQQEISSTALSDSVSQIQLGMPPPPPPPPQPANGNGLTLFHQDAPSQQYNALPVQSYPSYSNNSYAAYNNNTTFVDPKDNNAVNSLWIQQSYGNRACNNNTMIMQSQLPASQAISVPPEVTQDYDEIHPFFDTIDDRQSYIDSKEAYDSSSESSLKDTRHSVEHVAENELKSAAACFTLTSVN from the exons ATGACTCTCAAGGGTGGCACCAGCCAAGCCTGCGCTGCGTGCAAGTACCAAAGGAGACGTTGCACTTCCGACTGCCCCTTAGCTCCCTATTTCCCAGCTGATCAACCCAAAATGTTCCAAAACGCACACAGGCTCTTCGGGGTCAGCAACATTCTAAAAATACTAAAGCAGCTTGATCCATCTCAAAAGAAAGTGGCCATGAAATCCATTATTTATCAAGCAAATGCCCGCGATAAGCATCCTGTGTATGGATGTGTCGCGGAGATACAAAACCTCGTCTTTCACATTCAACTCTATGAGGAGGAACTTCAAGCTGTCCATGCACAATTAGCCTTCTATAGACAGCAGCATCAACAACAAGAGATCTCATCCACAGCACTCAGTGATTCTGTTTCTCAGATACAATTGGGAatgcctcctcctcctcctcctcctcctcagcCCGCTAATGGAAATGGATTAACACTGTTCCATCAAGATGCGCCTTCACAGCAATATAATGCATTGCCTGTCCAATCTTATCCCTCTTACTCAAACAACAGCTATgctgcttacaacaacaacactACATTTGTGGACCCTAAAGATAATAATGCTGTCAATTCGTTATGGATTCAACAATCATATGGTAATAGAGCTTGCAATAACAACACAATGATCATGCAATCTCAGTTGCCAGCTTCACAAGCAATTTCTGTCCCACCAGAAGTTACTCAAGACTACGATGAGATACATCCGTTTTTTGACACTATTGATGATAGACAGTCTTATATTGATTCTAAAGAAGCCTATGACTCAAG TTCGGAATCATCATTGAAAGACACGAGACATTCTGTGGAGCATGTTGCTGAGAATGAATTAAAGAGTGCTGCAGCATGTTTCACTCTTACCAGTGTCAACTGA
- the LOC104086396 gene encoding uncharacterized protein isoform X2: MVHKKRTVAPRSKPSAAPVAVLPVPDDAEIELLESDLNLVSVSPAGRKKPSSKKDASAVAEGEKNAFSASYASIKLECERALTSLRRGNHTKALRLMKELSSKHDNLPYAALIHRVQGTVCVKVASVIDDPNAKHRHLKNAIESARKAVSMSPNSIEFAHFYANLLYEAANEGKEYEEVVQECERALAIENPVDPAKESLQEESQQKVETPHARIEHVQNELRGLIQKSNIASISTWMKHIGNGEEKFRLIPIRRVCEDPMELRLVQARRPNEIKKATKTPEERRKEIEVRVAAARLLQQKSETVETDNDVDKASDLTTGSGQRIGERRKSGNARKNASSTERKNWVQSYWNSMTLDRKKELLRITISDLKAHLNASKGGLANEVLSEALSFAETNKDWKFWACCRCGEKFIDSESHNHHVVHEHIGTLLPKLQSILPQNVENEWAEMLLNCPWKPLDVSAAAKMLDEQSRSQEHGFLDETHPRDNTEESKDDVSDVFCNEDEWDSSPRKKKLGDRTNGYRVESREYDKISDIELMDCDGNNGTKNCFLPDKWPLSDDPDRAKLLEGIHAIFQALIGNKYLASSHLSKVVHFAVEELQGLAFGSQLLNYNVDQTPLCICFLDAQELKKVLKFLQELSHCCGLGWYSEKISASDGASNASQGFDDLEKVVFSEDSSCLLFDEHFLPCKLTPSSFPDTVSIDRTAYVLSSNQYQNGAELDFAALLSWIFTGPSSLEQLASWVRAREEKAQQGMEILRFLEKEFYDLQGLCERKYEHLSYEEALQAVEDLCSEEGRKREHAIEFVRRSYDSVLRKRREELIESENEVTFIGSRFELDAISNVLKEAESLNGSRFGFEETYIGGTSHLCDLESGEEEDWRLKDYLHQVDSCVEVALQRQKEHVSIELSKIDARIMRVVAGMQRLKVKLEHASAQDYRRILVTLLKSFMRANLEDLAEKDATEKSDAAREAFLAELDRDSKNSSGGGNGYSKHTHDKIKDKKKNKEYRKTKDSKPTSGNELHLLRHQTMADGSFAVTHDGEDQGDETVGNGDSLDEQEYRRRIELEAEERKLEETLEYQRRMENEAKLKHLAEQNKRTTKAVSGSVDAIMKSDIYKHSDNGQEINEQWKSSKKMNGFPDSLEVPKHSAEGMTQNTGLSNEGIPEDSTLISARRSGRRGRRQKDSKLIDGKFQSASAERENTEVGEPRALDASPENNGSANSGTKTLRQLHVEEDDEERFQADLKKAVRQSLDTFHAHEKLPLLPSLGNGHILLPNAGTLSNEKSTGDVTVMDLYGTGLKNEVGEYNCFLNVIIQSLWHLRRFRDEFLRTASEHVHVGDPCVICALYDIFTALSTASTETCRETVAPSSLRIALSNLYPDNNFFQEGQMNDASEVLGVIFDCLHRSFTSASGVSDTESADSSCMGTWDCSNGACVVHSLFGMDIFERMNCYNCGLESRHLKYTSFFHNINASALRTLKVMCPESSFDELLNLVEMNHQLACDSEVGGCGKLNYIHHILSTPPHVFTIVLGWQNTCENVDDIKATLSALSTEVDIGVLYRGLDPKNKHRLISVVCYYGQHYHCFAYGHDHGRWVMYDDKTVKVIGSWDDVLVMCERGHLQPQM; the protein is encoded by the exons ATGGTGCATAAGAAGCGAACCGTCGCTCCTCGTTCCAAACCCTCGGCTGCGCCGGTGGCGGTTCTACCTGTACCCGACGATGCGGAAATTGAGCTGCTTGAATCGGACCTAAACCTAGTCTCGGTAAGTCCAGCAGGTCGGAAGAAGCCGTCGAGCAAAAAGGATGCTTCGGCGGTTGCTGAAGGTGAGAAGAATGCCTTCTCAGCTTCTTATGCTTCAATTAAGCTTGAATGCGAGCGTGCCCTAACATCCCTGCGTCGGGGAAACCATACAAAAGCTCTAAGATTGATGAAGGAGCTGTCCAGCAAGCATGACAACTTACCTTACGCGGCTCTGATTCATCGTGTCCAGGGCACTGTTTGTGTTAAAGTGGCTTCCGTGATTGATGACCCCAATGCGAAACATAGGCATTTGAAGAATGCAATTGAGAGTGCTAGGAAAGCAGTATCAATGTCTCCGAACTCGATTGAGTTTGCACATTTCTATGCTAATTTGTTATACGAGGCTGCAAATGAGGGGAAGGAATATGAGGAAGTTGTACAGGAGTGTGAAAGGGCATTGGCAATTGAGAACCCCGTAGATCCTGCAAAAGAGAGCTTACAGGAGGAGAGCCAACAGAAGGTTGAGACACCTCATGCTCGGATTGAGCATGTACAGAATGAGCTCCGAGGTTTAATTCAGAAGTCAAACATTGCTTCCATATCTACTTGGATGAAGCATATAGGCAATGGTGAGGAAAAATTCAGGTTGATCCCGATTAGGAGGGTGTGCGAGGACCCAATGGAGCTGAggttggttcaagcaagaaggccAAATGAGATTAAAAAGGCGACTAAGACACCGGAAGAGAGGAGGAAGGAGATTGAAGTCCGGGTGGCTGCTGCAAGGCTGTTGCAACAGAAGTCTGAAACTGTCGAGACAGACAATGATGTAGATAAAGCTTCGGATCTGACAACAGGATCAGGGCAGAGAATTGGTGAGAGGAGGAAGAGCGGAAATGCAAGGAAAAATGCGTCTTCCACAGAGAGAAAGAATTGGGTGCAGTCATATTGGAACTCCATGACTTTGGACAGGAAGAAAGAGTTGCTTAGAATTACAATTTCAGATCTCAAGGCTCATTTAAATGCATCAAAAGGCGGATTGGCTAATGAAGTGCTCTCTGAGGCTCTATCATTTGCTGAAACCAATAAAGATTGGAAGTTTTGGGCATGTTGCCGCTGTGGTGAAAAATTTATCGACTCTGAATCACACAACCATCATGTTGTGCATGAGCACATTGGAACTTTGCTGCCTAAATTGCAGTCTATTTTGCCTCAGAATGTGGAGAACGAGTGGGCAGAGATGCTTCTGAATTGTCCTTGGAAACCGTTAGATGTTAGTGCGGCAGCAAAGATGCTTGATGAACAATCAAGATCTCAAGAACATGGTTTTCTTGATGAGACACACCCAAGAGATAACACAGAAGAGTCTAAGGATGACGTTTCTGATGTTTTTTGCAATGAAGACGAATGGGATTCGTCACCTAGAAAGAAGAAATTAGGGGATAGAACAAACGGATATAGGGTTGAGAGCAGAGAATATGATAAAATATCAGACATTGAGTTGATGGATTGCGATGGAAACAATGGTACTAAGAATTGTTTCCTTCCTGACAAGTGGCCACTATCTGATGATCCCGACCGAGCAAAGCTTCTTGAAGGAATTCATGCTATATTCCAGGCTCTTATTGGAAATAAATATCTTGCTTCAAGTCACCTCAGCAAGGTTGTTCATTTTGCAGTGGAAGAGCTTCAGGGTCTTGCTTTTGGCTCTCAACTTCTTAACTACAATGTTGATCAAACTCCCTTATGCATCTGCTTTCTGGATGCACAAGAATTAAAAAAGGTGCTAAAGTTTCTGCAAGAGCTTTCTCATTGTTGTGGCTTAGGTTGGTATTCTGAGAAAATTAGTGCTAGTGATGGAGCAAGCAATGCTAGTCAAGGATTTGACGACCTGGAGAAAGTAGTTTTCAGTGAGGATAGTTCATGTTTATTGTTTGATGAGCATTTCCTGCCTTGCAAACTTACTCCCAGTTCATTTCCAGATACAGTTTCTATTGACAGAACTGCATATGTTTTGTCTAGTAATCAGTACCAGAATGGAGCTGAACTTGATTTCGCTGCATTGTTGTCCTGGATATTCACCGGTCCTTCAAGTCTGGAACAACTGGCATCCTGGGTACGTGCAAGAGAAGAGAAAGCACAACAAGGTATGGAAATTCTTCGCTTTCTTGAGAAGGAGTTTTATGACCTCCAGGGTTTATGTGAGAGAAAATATGAGCATTTAAGTTACGAGGAAGCACTGCAGGCAGTGGAAGATCTTTGTTCAGAAGAGGGTAGGAAAAGAGAACATGCAATAGAATTTGTCCGACGAAGTTATGATTCTGTCTTGCGGAAGCGGCGAGAAGAGCTCATAGAAAGTGAAAATGAAGTTACATTTATTGGCAGTAGGTTTGAGTTGGATGCTATATCAAATGTTCTGAAGGAAGCAGAGTCTCTCAATGGCAGTCGGTTTGGTTTTGAGGAAACTTACATTGGTGGAACATCTCACCTATGTGACCTCGAATCTGGTGAAGAGGAAGACTGGAGACTGAAGGACTACCTTCATCAGGTGGACTCTTGTGTGGAAGTTGCACTACAGAGACAGAAGGAACATGTCTCCATTGAG CTGAGTAAGATAGATGCTCGGATCATGCGAGTGGTTGCTGGGATGCAGCGGCTGAAAGTAAAGCTTGAGCATGCATCTGCCCAGGATTATCGGAGGATTTTAGTGACACTGTTGAAATCATTTATGCGG GCAAATTTGGAGGATCTGGCTGAGAAGGATGCTACCGAGAAATCTGATGCTGCAAGGGAAGCTTTTCTGGCTGAACTTGATCGTGATTCTAAAAACAGTTCAGGCGGAGGCAATGGTTATTCTAAACATACACATGACAAAATTAAGGATaagaaaaagaataaagaatACCGGAAAACCAAGGATTCAAAG CCTACTAGTGGTAATGAACTGCATTTGCTTCGCCATCAGACTATGGCAGATGG CTCATTTGCAGTtactcatgatggagaggatcaaGGTGATGAAACTGTTGGAAATGGTGATTCCTTGGATGAACAGGAGTATAGACGTAGAATTGAACTCGAAGCAGAGGAAAGAAAGCTTGAAGAAACTTTGGAATATCAAAGACGAATGGAGAATGAGGCTAAACTGAAGCATCTGGCCGAGCAAAATAAGAGAACTACAAAAGCAGTTTCAGGAAGTGTGGATGCAATTATGAAGTCTGATATTTACAAGCACAGTGATAATGGTCAAGAAATCAATGAGCAATGGAAGAGTAGTAAGAAG ATGAATGGATTTCCGGACAGTTTAGAAGTCCCAAAGCACAGTGCTGAAGGAATGACGCAAAATACTG GACTGTCAAATGAAGGAATTCCAGAGGATAGTACTCTGATATCTGCCCGACGCTCTGGAAGGAGAGGCAGACGTCAGAAAGATTCTAAGCTTATTGATGGGAAGTTTCAGTCTGCTTCTGCCGAAAGGGAAAATACTGAAGTTGGTGAACCAAGAGCTCTGGATGCTTCACCTG AAAATAATGGTTCAGCAAATAGTGGAACAAAGACATTGAGACAGCTACATGTGGAGGAGGATGATGAAGAAAGGTTCCAAGCTGACCTTAAGAAGGCCGTTCGGCAAAGCCTTG ACACATTCCATGCACATGAGAAGCTGCCCTTGCTGCCAAGTTTAGGGAATGGACATATTTTGCTCCCCAACGCTGGGACTTTGAGCAATGAAAAGAGTACTGGAGATGTAACTGTAATGGATTTATATGGCACTGGACTAAAGAATGAAGTTGGGGAATACAATTGCTTTCTAAATGTCATCATACAG TCATTGTGGCATCTAAGACGATTTCGAGATGAATTTCTGAGAACAGCATCCGAACATGTTCATGTTGGTGATCCATGTGTGATATGTGCTTTATATGACATATTTACTGCTTTGAGCACCGCTTCAACTGAAACATGCAGAGAGACTGTTGCTCCTTCTTCTCTGAGAATCGCCCTGAGCAACCTGTATCCTGATAATAATTTTTTCCAGGAG GGTCAGATGAATGATGCATCTGAAGTGCTGGGCGTAATATTTGATTGCCTACATCGGTCGTTTACATCAGCTTCAGGTGTTTCTGATACTGAATCTGCAGATAGTAGCTGCATGGGCACATGGGATTGTTCAAATGGTGCTTGTGTTGTACATTCTCTTTTCGGGATGGATATTTTTGAACGAATgaactgctacaattgtggatTGGAGTCTAGACATCTGAAGTATACATCTTTCTTTCACAATATTAATGCCAGTGCCCTCCGAACATTGAAG GTTATGTGTCCAGAAAGCTCCTTTGATGAGCTTCTGAATCTTGTTGAGATGAACCATCAGCTGGCTTGTGATTCTGAGGTTGGTGGATGTGGGAAGCTTAACTACATCCATCATATCCTCTCTACTCCACCGCATGTGTTTACTATAG TTTTAGGTTGGCAAAATACTTGTGAGAATGTAGATGACATAAAGGCAACATTATCAGCTCTATCTACTGAGGTGGACATTGGTGTACTTTACCGTGGCCTCGATCCTAAAAACAAACATCGCTTAATTTCAGTG GTTTGCTACTATGGGCAGCATTATCACTGCTTTGCCTACGGTCATGATCATGGACGGTGGGTCATGTATGATGACAAAACTGTGAAG GTTATTGGCAGCTGGGATGATGTTCTTGTTATGTGTGAAAGAGGGCATTTGCAACCGCAG ATGTGA
- the LOC104086396 gene encoding uncharacterized protein isoform X1: MVHKKRTVAPRSKPSAAPVAVLPVPDDAEIELLESDLNLVSVSPAGRKKPSSKKDASAVAEGEKNAFSASYASIKLECERALTSLRRGNHTKALRLMKELSSKHDNLPYAALIHRVQGTVCVKVASVIDDPNAKHRHLKNAIESARKAVSMSPNSIEFAHFYANLLYEAANEGKEYEEVVQECERALAIENPVDPAKESLQEESQQKVETPHARIEHVQNELRGLIQKSNIASISTWMKHIGNGEEKFRLIPIRRVCEDPMELRLVQARRPNEIKKATKTPEERRKEIEVRVAAARLLQQKSETVETDNDVDKASDLTTGSGQRIGERRKSGNARKNASSTERKNWVQSYWNSMTLDRKKELLRITISDLKAHLNASKGGLANEVLSEALSFAETNKDWKFWACCRCGEKFIDSESHNHHVVHEHIGTLLPKLQSILPQNVENEWAEMLLNCPWKPLDVSAAAKMLDEQSRSQEHGFLDETHPRDNTEESKDDVSDVFCNEDEWDSSPRKKKLGDRTNGYRVESREYDKISDIELMDCDGNNGTKNCFLPDKWPLSDDPDRAKLLEGIHAIFQALIGNKYLASSHLSKVVHFAVEELQGLAFGSQLLNYNVDQTPLCICFLDAQELKKVLKFLQELSHCCGLGWYSEKISASDGASNASQGFDDLEKVVFSEDSSCLLFDEHFLPCKLTPSSFPDTVSIDRTAYVLSSNQYQNGAELDFAALLSWIFTGPSSLEQLASWVRAREEKAQQGMEILRFLEKEFYDLQGLCERKYEHLSYEEALQAVEDLCSEEGRKREHAIEFVRRSYDSVLRKRREELIESENEVTFIGSRFELDAISNVLKEAESLNGSRFGFEETYIGGTSHLCDLESGEEEDWRLKDYLHQVDSCVEVALQRQKEHVSIELSKIDARIMRVVAGMQRLKVKLEHASAQDYRRILVTLLKSFMRANLEDLAEKDATEKSDAAREAFLAELDRDSKNSSGGGNGYSKHTHDKIKDKKKNKEYRKTKDSKPTSGNELHLLRHQTMADGSFAVTHDGEDQGDETVGNGDSLDEQEYRRRIELEAEERKLEETLEYQRRMENEAKLKHLAEQNKRTTKAVSGSVDAIMKSDIYKHSDNGQEINEQWKSSKKMNGFPDSLEVPKHSAEGMTQNTGLSNEGIPEDSTLISARRSGRRGRRQKDSKLIDGKFQSASAERENTEVGEPRALDASPENNGSANSGTKTLRQLHVEEDDEERFQADLKKAVRQSLDTFHAHEKLPLLPSLGNGHILLPNAGTLSNEKSTGDVTVMDLYGTGLKNEVGEYNCFLNVIIQSLWHLRRFRDEFLRTASEHVHVGDPCVICALYDIFTALSTASTETCRETVAPSSLRIALSNLYPDNNFFQEGQMNDASEVLGVIFDCLHRSFTSASGVSDTESADSSCMGTWDCSNGACVVHSLFGMDIFERMNCYNCGLESRHLKYTSFFHNINASALRTLKVMCPESSFDELLNLVEMNHQLACDSEVGGCGKLNYIHHILSTPPHVFTIVLGWQNTCENVDDIKATLSALSTEVDIGVLYRGLDPKNKHRLISVVCYYGQHYHCFAYGHDHGRWVMYDDKTVKVIGSWDDVLVMCERGHLQPQVLFFEAVN, encoded by the exons ATGGTGCATAAGAAGCGAACCGTCGCTCCTCGTTCCAAACCCTCGGCTGCGCCGGTGGCGGTTCTACCTGTACCCGACGATGCGGAAATTGAGCTGCTTGAATCGGACCTAAACCTAGTCTCGGTAAGTCCAGCAGGTCGGAAGAAGCCGTCGAGCAAAAAGGATGCTTCGGCGGTTGCTGAAGGTGAGAAGAATGCCTTCTCAGCTTCTTATGCTTCAATTAAGCTTGAATGCGAGCGTGCCCTAACATCCCTGCGTCGGGGAAACCATACAAAAGCTCTAAGATTGATGAAGGAGCTGTCCAGCAAGCATGACAACTTACCTTACGCGGCTCTGATTCATCGTGTCCAGGGCACTGTTTGTGTTAAAGTGGCTTCCGTGATTGATGACCCCAATGCGAAACATAGGCATTTGAAGAATGCAATTGAGAGTGCTAGGAAAGCAGTATCAATGTCTCCGAACTCGATTGAGTTTGCACATTTCTATGCTAATTTGTTATACGAGGCTGCAAATGAGGGGAAGGAATATGAGGAAGTTGTACAGGAGTGTGAAAGGGCATTGGCAATTGAGAACCCCGTAGATCCTGCAAAAGAGAGCTTACAGGAGGAGAGCCAACAGAAGGTTGAGACACCTCATGCTCGGATTGAGCATGTACAGAATGAGCTCCGAGGTTTAATTCAGAAGTCAAACATTGCTTCCATATCTACTTGGATGAAGCATATAGGCAATGGTGAGGAAAAATTCAGGTTGATCCCGATTAGGAGGGTGTGCGAGGACCCAATGGAGCTGAggttggttcaagcaagaaggccAAATGAGATTAAAAAGGCGACTAAGACACCGGAAGAGAGGAGGAAGGAGATTGAAGTCCGGGTGGCTGCTGCAAGGCTGTTGCAACAGAAGTCTGAAACTGTCGAGACAGACAATGATGTAGATAAAGCTTCGGATCTGACAACAGGATCAGGGCAGAGAATTGGTGAGAGGAGGAAGAGCGGAAATGCAAGGAAAAATGCGTCTTCCACAGAGAGAAAGAATTGGGTGCAGTCATATTGGAACTCCATGACTTTGGACAGGAAGAAAGAGTTGCTTAGAATTACAATTTCAGATCTCAAGGCTCATTTAAATGCATCAAAAGGCGGATTGGCTAATGAAGTGCTCTCTGAGGCTCTATCATTTGCTGAAACCAATAAAGATTGGAAGTTTTGGGCATGTTGCCGCTGTGGTGAAAAATTTATCGACTCTGAATCACACAACCATCATGTTGTGCATGAGCACATTGGAACTTTGCTGCCTAAATTGCAGTCTATTTTGCCTCAGAATGTGGAGAACGAGTGGGCAGAGATGCTTCTGAATTGTCCTTGGAAACCGTTAGATGTTAGTGCGGCAGCAAAGATGCTTGATGAACAATCAAGATCTCAAGAACATGGTTTTCTTGATGAGACACACCCAAGAGATAACACAGAAGAGTCTAAGGATGACGTTTCTGATGTTTTTTGCAATGAAGACGAATGGGATTCGTCACCTAGAAAGAAGAAATTAGGGGATAGAACAAACGGATATAGGGTTGAGAGCAGAGAATATGATAAAATATCAGACATTGAGTTGATGGATTGCGATGGAAACAATGGTACTAAGAATTGTTTCCTTCCTGACAAGTGGCCACTATCTGATGATCCCGACCGAGCAAAGCTTCTTGAAGGAATTCATGCTATATTCCAGGCTCTTATTGGAAATAAATATCTTGCTTCAAGTCACCTCAGCAAGGTTGTTCATTTTGCAGTGGAAGAGCTTCAGGGTCTTGCTTTTGGCTCTCAACTTCTTAACTACAATGTTGATCAAACTCCCTTATGCATCTGCTTTCTGGATGCACAAGAATTAAAAAAGGTGCTAAAGTTTCTGCAAGAGCTTTCTCATTGTTGTGGCTTAGGTTGGTATTCTGAGAAAATTAGTGCTAGTGATGGAGCAAGCAATGCTAGTCAAGGATTTGACGACCTGGAGAAAGTAGTTTTCAGTGAGGATAGTTCATGTTTATTGTTTGATGAGCATTTCCTGCCTTGCAAACTTACTCCCAGTTCATTTCCAGATACAGTTTCTATTGACAGAACTGCATATGTTTTGTCTAGTAATCAGTACCAGAATGGAGCTGAACTTGATTTCGCTGCATTGTTGTCCTGGATATTCACCGGTCCTTCAAGTCTGGAACAACTGGCATCCTGGGTACGTGCAAGAGAAGAGAAAGCACAACAAGGTATGGAAATTCTTCGCTTTCTTGAGAAGGAGTTTTATGACCTCCAGGGTTTATGTGAGAGAAAATATGAGCATTTAAGTTACGAGGAAGCACTGCAGGCAGTGGAAGATCTTTGTTCAGAAGAGGGTAGGAAAAGAGAACATGCAATAGAATTTGTCCGACGAAGTTATGATTCTGTCTTGCGGAAGCGGCGAGAAGAGCTCATAGAAAGTGAAAATGAAGTTACATTTATTGGCAGTAGGTTTGAGTTGGATGCTATATCAAATGTTCTGAAGGAAGCAGAGTCTCTCAATGGCAGTCGGTTTGGTTTTGAGGAAACTTACATTGGTGGAACATCTCACCTATGTGACCTCGAATCTGGTGAAGAGGAAGACTGGAGACTGAAGGACTACCTTCATCAGGTGGACTCTTGTGTGGAAGTTGCACTACAGAGACAGAAGGAACATGTCTCCATTGAG CTGAGTAAGATAGATGCTCGGATCATGCGAGTGGTTGCTGGGATGCAGCGGCTGAAAGTAAAGCTTGAGCATGCATCTGCCCAGGATTATCGGAGGATTTTAGTGACACTGTTGAAATCATTTATGCGG GCAAATTTGGAGGATCTGGCTGAGAAGGATGCTACCGAGAAATCTGATGCTGCAAGGGAAGCTTTTCTGGCTGAACTTGATCGTGATTCTAAAAACAGTTCAGGCGGAGGCAATGGTTATTCTAAACATACACATGACAAAATTAAGGATaagaaaaagaataaagaatACCGGAAAACCAAGGATTCAAAG CCTACTAGTGGTAATGAACTGCATTTGCTTCGCCATCAGACTATGGCAGATGG CTCATTTGCAGTtactcatgatggagaggatcaaGGTGATGAAACTGTTGGAAATGGTGATTCCTTGGATGAACAGGAGTATAGACGTAGAATTGAACTCGAAGCAGAGGAAAGAAAGCTTGAAGAAACTTTGGAATATCAAAGACGAATGGAGAATGAGGCTAAACTGAAGCATCTGGCCGAGCAAAATAAGAGAACTACAAAAGCAGTTTCAGGAAGTGTGGATGCAATTATGAAGTCTGATATTTACAAGCACAGTGATAATGGTCAAGAAATCAATGAGCAATGGAAGAGTAGTAAGAAG ATGAATGGATTTCCGGACAGTTTAGAAGTCCCAAAGCACAGTGCTGAAGGAATGACGCAAAATACTG GACTGTCAAATGAAGGAATTCCAGAGGATAGTACTCTGATATCTGCCCGACGCTCTGGAAGGAGAGGCAGACGTCAGAAAGATTCTAAGCTTATTGATGGGAAGTTTCAGTCTGCTTCTGCCGAAAGGGAAAATACTGAAGTTGGTGAACCAAGAGCTCTGGATGCTTCACCTG AAAATAATGGTTCAGCAAATAGTGGAACAAAGACATTGAGACAGCTACATGTGGAGGAGGATGATGAAGAAAGGTTCCAAGCTGACCTTAAGAAGGCCGTTCGGCAAAGCCTTG ACACATTCCATGCACATGAGAAGCTGCCCTTGCTGCCAAGTTTAGGGAATGGACATATTTTGCTCCCCAACGCTGGGACTTTGAGCAATGAAAAGAGTACTGGAGATGTAACTGTAATGGATTTATATGGCACTGGACTAAAGAATGAAGTTGGGGAATACAATTGCTTTCTAAATGTCATCATACAG TCATTGTGGCATCTAAGACGATTTCGAGATGAATTTCTGAGAACAGCATCCGAACATGTTCATGTTGGTGATCCATGTGTGATATGTGCTTTATATGACATATTTACTGCTTTGAGCACCGCTTCAACTGAAACATGCAGAGAGACTGTTGCTCCTTCTTCTCTGAGAATCGCCCTGAGCAACCTGTATCCTGATAATAATTTTTTCCAGGAG GGTCAGATGAATGATGCATCTGAAGTGCTGGGCGTAATATTTGATTGCCTACATCGGTCGTTTACATCAGCTTCAGGTGTTTCTGATACTGAATCTGCAGATAGTAGCTGCATGGGCACATGGGATTGTTCAAATGGTGCTTGTGTTGTACATTCTCTTTTCGGGATGGATATTTTTGAACGAATgaactgctacaattgtggatTGGAGTCTAGACATCTGAAGTATACATCTTTCTTTCACAATATTAATGCCAGTGCCCTCCGAACATTGAAG GTTATGTGTCCAGAAAGCTCCTTTGATGAGCTTCTGAATCTTGTTGAGATGAACCATCAGCTGGCTTGTGATTCTGAGGTTGGTGGATGTGGGAAGCTTAACTACATCCATCATATCCTCTCTACTCCACCGCATGTGTTTACTATAG TTTTAGGTTGGCAAAATACTTGTGAGAATGTAGATGACATAAAGGCAACATTATCAGCTCTATCTACTGAGGTGGACATTGGTGTACTTTACCGTGGCCTCGATCCTAAAAACAAACATCGCTTAATTTCAGTG GTTTGCTACTATGGGCAGCATTATCACTGCTTTGCCTACGGTCATGATCATGGACGGTGGGTCATGTATGATGACAAAACTGTGAAG GTTATTGGCAGCTGGGATGATGTTCTTGTTATGTGTGAAAGAGGGCATTTGCAACCGCAGGTCCTCTTCTTTGAAGCTGTAAACTAG